In Carassius gibelio isolate Cgi1373 ecotype wild population from Czech Republic chromosome B2, carGib1.2-hapl.c, whole genome shotgun sequence, a single genomic region encodes these proteins:
- the LOC127951069 gene encoding ubiquitin carboxyl-terminal hydrolase 14-like: MPVFTVNVKWGKEKFDAVELNTEEPPMLFKAQLFALTGVQPERQKVMVKGGTLKDDEWGNIKLKNGMTLLMMGSAEALPEEPVVRPMFVEDMTEEQLASAMELPCGLTNLGNTCYMNATVQCLRSVPELKDALRRYSGALRSSGANAPSQYITAAMRDLYESMDKTSSSIPPIILLQFLHLAFPQFAEKGDQGQYLQQDANECLLQIMRVLQQKLEPEEPETPMDTGSDSGAAAASKKKNFIDQYFGVEFETTMKCTESEGEDPTKGTESQLQLSCFINQEVKYLATGLRLRLQEDITKFSPSLQRNALYIKSSKISRLPAYLTVQMVRFFYKEKESVNAKVLKDVKFPLMLDVYELCTSGLQEKMVSVRSKFKEVEDKKLEMQQQLKENQKVGAPKETKYEPFCFSDDLGSNNSGYYDLQAVLTHQGRSSSSGHYVGWVKRKEDEWVKFDDDKVSIVTPEDILKLSGGGDWHIAYVLLYGPRRLEILE, from the exons ATGCCCGTATTTACAG TGAATGTGAAATGGGGAAAGGAGAAGTTTGATGCGGTGGAGCTGAACACTGAGGAGCCGCCCATGTTGTTCAAAGCCCAGCTCTTCGCTCTCACCGGGGTTCAGCCGGAGAGACAGAAGGTCATGGTGAAAGGAGGAACGCTGAAG GATGACGAGTGGGGCAACATCAAGTTGAAAAAT GGGATGACTCTTCTGATGATGGGCTCTGCTGAAGCCCTGCCCGAAGAGCCTGTGGTGCGACCCATGTTTGTGGAGGACATGACGGAGGAGCAGCTTGCATCTGCG ATGGAGTTGCCATGCGGATTGACAAACCTGGGCAACACATGCTACATGAACGCAACCGTGCAGTGTCTCCGCTCTGTGCCTGAGCTCAAAGACGCTCTCAGGAG GTACTCTGGTGCCTTGCGGTCTTCTGGAGCTAATGCACCTTCGCAATACATCACAGCAG CTATGCGTGATTTGTACGAGTCCATGGATAAGACCTCGTCAAGTATTCCTCCCATCATCCTGCTGCAGTTCCTGCACTTGGCCTTCCCACAGTTTGCAGAAAAAGGAGACCAGGGCCAGTACCTCCAGCAG GATGCCAATGAGTGTTTGCTTCAGATTATGAGGGTCCTTCAGCAGAAATTAGAACCTGAAGAACCAGAAACCCCAATGGAT ACTGGCAGTGATAGTGGAGCTGCTGCCGCCTCAAAAAAGAAGAATTTCATCGATCAGTATTTTGGTGTTGAATTTGAAACAAC TATGAAGTGCACTGAGTCCGAGGGAGAGGATCCGACTAAAGGCACAGAGAGCCAGCTGCAGCTGAGCTGCTTCATCAATCAGGAAGTCAAATATCTCGCCACTGGACTCCGATTG AGGCTACAGGAGGATATTACAAAGTTCTCCCCATCCTTACAAAGAAATGCCCTCTATATCAAATCG TCCAAAATCAGCCGTCTCCCAGCATACCTCACGGTTCAGATGGTCCGGTTCTTTTACAAAGAGAAAGAGTCTGTGAATGCCAAAGTCCTCAAG GATGTCAAATTTCCTCTTATGCTGGACGTGTATGAGCTGTGCACTTCTGGACTGCAGGAGAAGATGGTTTCTGTGAGGTCAAAGTTCAAGGAGGTTGAAGACAAGAAACTAGAGATGCAGCAGCAGCTGAAA GAGAATCAGAAGGTTGGAGCGCCAAAGGAAACCAAATATGAACCTTTCTGTTTTTCTGACG ACTTGGGCTCCAACAACAGTGGTTACTACGACCTGCAAGCGGTTCTGACGCATCAGGGCCGATCCAGTTCATCTGGACACTACGTCGGCTGGGTTAAAAGGAAAGAAG ATGAATGGGTGAAGTTTGACGATGACAAGGTCAGTATTGTGACCCCTGAGGACATCTTGAAGCTGTCTGGTGGTGGTGATTGGCATATAGCATACGTCCTTCTGTATGGCCCTCGGCGTCTGGAGATACTGGAGTAA